A single region of the Streptomyces virginiae genome encodes:
- a CDS encoding amino acid ABC transporter ATP-binding protein — MTTNTTTTTDTITVRPAAIEVHDVHKWFAGRPVLDGVNLTVPPGTVTVVLGRSGSGKSTLLRVINHLEKPEAGYVSVGGEPIGVRRHGGRLKELSERAILAQRSRIGFVFQNFNLFPHLTVLDNVAAAPVATGRLPRDEADELARELLERVGLGDRTGAYPRQLSGGQQQRVAIARALALRPGVILFDEPTSALDPELVGEVLSVIKELATGGTTLVIVTHEIGFAREVADEVVFLHDGRVVEQGPPELVLDRPTHPRTREFLSKVL; from the coding sequence ATGACCACGAACACCACCACCACGACCGACACGATCACGGTGCGGCCCGCCGCGATCGAGGTCCACGACGTGCACAAGTGGTTCGCGGGCCGGCCGGTCCTGGACGGGGTGAACCTGACGGTCCCCCCGGGCACGGTCACCGTCGTCCTGGGGCGCTCCGGTTCGGGGAAGTCCACCCTGCTGCGGGTCATCAACCACCTGGAGAAGCCCGAGGCCGGATACGTCAGCGTGGGCGGCGAACCGATCGGCGTGCGGCGGCACGGAGGGCGGCTGAAGGAGCTGAGCGAGCGTGCGATCCTCGCCCAGCGCAGCCGGATCGGCTTCGTCTTCCAGAACTTCAACCTCTTCCCGCACCTCACCGTGCTGGACAACGTCGCCGCGGCTCCGGTCGCCACCGGGCGACTCCCCCGCGACGAGGCCGATGAGTTGGCCCGGGAGCTGCTGGAGCGCGTCGGCCTCGGCGATCGGACCGGCGCCTATCCACGGCAGCTGTCCGGCGGCCAGCAGCAGCGGGTGGCCATCGCCCGTGCCCTCGCGCTGCGCCCGGGGGTCATCCTCTTCGACGAGCCCACCTCCGCGCTCGATCCGGAGCTCGTGGGCGAGGTGCTGTCCGTGATCAAGGAGTTGGCCACCGGGGGCACCACGCTCGTGATCGTGACGCACGAGATCGGCTTCGCCCGCGAGGTGGCCGACGAGGTGGTCTTCCTCCACGACGGGCGCGTCGTCGAACAGGGCCCGCCCGAGCTGGTCCTGGACCGGCCCACCCATCCGCGTACCCGGGAGTTCCTGAGCAAGGTCCTGTGA